The Ornithodoros turicata isolate Travis chromosome 9, ASM3712646v1, whole genome shotgun sequence genome includes a region encoding these proteins:
- the LOC135368584 gene encoding multivesicular body subunit 12B-like, protein MMQDLLKALPDDSPITDVCIVEDPQSRPQGYHVVDKTFDQDTDADLWKDGFFGRRITRYICYSKSANSELVQSLVIIADKEAPPEGYVVMNVTRDSDQRAMKKKFLCFKTIPRDHASEAVSDIIVLSKSRKPPDGFVLAGEVNSLHIGYKLTPVAPLNGRRNSHHQPPLPPLPYPLPSRVDNNVQKTGGGVKGIAPTENSRHTHSSAIDDVPFEINPRYRTMFRLSEFTLPNIKVKTSSELYDEYNYNFQVERQAQQN, encoded by the exons ATGATGCAGGACCTGTTGAAGGCATTACCTGACGATTCGCCCATCACAGATGTGTGCATTGTCGAAGACCCGCAAAGCCGACCACAAGGATATCATGTG GTTGACAAAACTTTTGATCAAGACACTGATGCAGACTTGTGGAAAGATGGTTTCTTTGGACGACGAATCACAAGATACATTTGCTATTCAAAGAGTGCG AATTCAGAACTTGTGCAGTCACTTGTCATTATTGCAGACAAGGAAGCTCCACCTGAAGGTTATGTTGTTATGAATGTTACAAGGGATAGTG ACCAACGAGCAATGAAGAAAAAGTTCCTGTGCTTTAAGACTATCCCAAGAGACCATGCAAGTGAAGCAGTGTCCGACATCATAGTATTGAGTAAATCACGAAAGCCTCCAGATGGCTTTGTGCTTGCAGG GGAAGTCAACAGCTTGCACATAGGTTATAAGCTCACCCCAGTAGCTCCTCTGAACGGAAGGCG CAACAGCCATCATCAGCCACCACTCCCCCCTTTGCCTTACCCTCTTCCTTCCCGTGTGGACAATAATGTCCAGAAGACAGGGGGCGGTGTTAAGGGAATTGCACCTACAGAGAACAGCAGACACACGCACAGTTCAG CTATTGATGACGTTCCTTTCGAAATCAACCCAAGGTACCGAACGATGTTCAGACTCTCAGAG tTTACATTGCCAAATATCAAGGTGAAAACATCCAGCGAGCTTTACGATGAG TACAACTACAACTTCCAAGTGGAACGCCAAGCTCAACAGAACTGA
- the LOC135368582 gene encoding protein inturned-like: protein MQTSHANGAFTRDLCDCGSNSGTSDDSSEKLYEPDWVEKISPKGDLFYVEPSYQHPINVHSTATGFECNASQASSTTTKSSKSDAKQTLKSLMGKKKHRNSLEPTITDMPKSDKKNGTSLHDLLRRAECQEVYLNVDPKRHNYGRRATLCEALFGIIPGRLPSQLAAAEMLNEGAPIMVQGLLPDGEAMKSGMVKIGDVMKSIDDFDINEDNITFVLRNITKPQRVKVSLLRLAENALSDSVKFPVQLSTQQQSSLMKQLMGDRTTLEETKQCLRKYPHIFLYQELHSDSFKQQEPNSEDERVYQYPEYDSTLAKLRGMFVTLSSVIGDTTATKPRSSALAIEDTLVHVSYFHDANSIAILALPATCASAEQMQEHIDEIVTVIRLQYGSLSRAFRDQETCENVDRLFDLFFSATLTDCEAPRKEVFAHSLPCAAWLPLPTNIQARTDSVLSELESANFGDMSEAFYESQRLFTFVGSCLFYRGHLLASHLPKQHFLNVFLFCRHYQLLRLTSTECVGQLVVWREVFLPEPENSEMRHFLLVTGLKHGLLCALLEVGGCSAVPEAHPGPDLFYVDQAQNTLLQLELNGVLSAADTCIEKHALTLGPPAGKASVGKREKTEKSFSSTNLSTMGAPSPKRRTKNVDRETCQLLRYSSAHLDTLDNDFSFARSHSSCDNFGNGSCNQHCSASTGSDCESRTSGSDLRFGRVASCSYDLSSLRQSLEDYQNPSTSPTLPIVPTRENLIFHYLHVDLAEGIFVAPAESTSSLDAEILNNFNRSCLSIRKVLRGPSKTGTNEETQGNFVADKNFSSVKEYGVLFTCGQELGARGKGKQPTSYWVIGRLFPDKHQPREVYVCIHENASPSALETAFKLSFGRQL, encoded by the coding sequence ATGCAGACATCTCATGCCAATGGCGCTTTCACCAGAGACTTATGCGATTGCGGATCCAATAGTGGGACGTCCGACGACAGCAGCGAAAAGTTATACGAACCGGACTGGGTCGAAAAAATCTCTCCAAAAGGAGATTTGTTCTACGTCGAACCAAGTTATCAGCACCCCATAAATGTCCACTCTACAGCCACAGGCTTTgagtgcaatgcgtcgcaggcaagCAGCACAACAACGAAGAGCTCCAAGTCCGACGCAAAGCAAACACTTAAAAGTCTCATGGGGAAGAAGAAGCATCGAAATAGTTTGGAACCGACGATAACTGATATGCCAAAGTCTGACAAGAAAAATGGCACGTCGCTTCACGACCTTTTGAGGAGAGCCGAATGCCAAGAAGTCTACCTCAACGTTGACCCGAAGCGTCATAATTACGGTAGGCGAGCTACACTATGCGAAGCACTCTTCGGTATCATACCAGGACGTCTACCATCACAACTTGCAGCGGCCGAGATGCTCAACGAAGGAGCTCCCATCATGGTTCAAGGCCTTTTGCCCGACGGAGAAGCGATGAAGTCGGGGATGGTCAAAATAGGGGACGTTATGAAAAGCATCGACGATTTTGACATCAACGAGGACAACATAACGTTTGTCCTGCGGAATATCACAAAGCCTCAAAGAGTTAAAGTGTCACTCTTACGGCTCGCAGAAAATGCACTTTCTGACTCTGTTAAGTTTCCCGTTCAGCTAAGCACACAGCAGCAGAGCTCCCTCATGAAACAACTAATGGGTGACAGAACCACGCTGGAGGAGACGAAACAGTGTCTTCGGAAGTATCCCCACATCTTCTTGTACCAAGAATTGCATAGTGACTCTTTCAAGCAGCAGGAGCCGAATTCTGAAGACGAGCGAGTTTACCAGTATCCAGAGTATGACAGCACTCTTGCTAAGCTTAGAGGGATGTTCGTCACACTGAGTAGCGTTATTGGAGATACGACTGCAACAAAGCCACGTTCCAGTGCACTGGCCATAGAAGACACCCTCGTTCACGTTTCATATTTTCACGACGCAAACAGCATTGCTATACTCGCCCTGCCAGCTACCTGTGCCTCCGCTGAGCAGATGCAAGAACACATCGACGAAATTGTCACTGTGATTAGACTTCAGTATGGCTCACTGTCTCGCGCATTTCGAGACCAGGAAACGTGCGAAAACGTAGACCGCCTCTTCGACCTTTTCTTTAGCGCAACACTGACGGACTGTGAAGCGCCACGGAAAGAGGTGTTTGCACATTCCCTACCGTGCGCAGCGTGGCTCCCTCTCCCAACAAACATACAAGCACGGACAGATTCCGTACTCAGTGAGCTTGAGTCCGCAAACTTTGGTGACATGAGTGAAGCTTTTTACGAGTCCCAAAGACTATTCACATTCGTTGGATCCTGCTTGTTCTACAGGGGCCACCTCCTTGCGAGCCACCTTCCAAAGCAGCACTTTCTGAACGTCTTCCTCTTTTGCCGCCATTACCAGCTTCTTCGGCTGACGAGTACGGAGTGTGTTGGCCAACTGGTCGTGTGGAGAGAGGTGTTCCTTCCCGAGCCAGAAAACTCGGAAATGCGACACTTCTTACTCGTGACGGGTCTGAAGCACGGCCTCCTCTGTGCACTCCTCGAAGTGGGAGGTTGTTCCGCCGTTCCAGAAGCACACCCGGGCCCCGACTTGTTCTACGTGGACCAGGCTCAAAACACGTTACTTCAGCTGGAACTGAACGGAGTTCTGTCCGCGGCGGACACATGCATCGAAAAGCACGCACTGACCCTCGGACCACCTGCAGGGAAGGCTTCCGTTGGTAAAAGGGAAAAGACGGAGAAGTCTTTTAGCTCGACTAATCTTTCTACGATGGGTGCACCCTCGCCGAAGAGACGTACCAAAAATGTCGACAGGGAGACGTGTCAATTGCTGCGCTACTCAAGCGCGCACCTCGATACGTTGGACAACGATTTCTCCTTTGCAAGGAGCCACAGTAGTTGTGACAATTTTGGCAACGGATCGTGTAACCAACATTGTTCCGCCTCTACGGGCTCTGATTGCGAGTCGCGCACTAGCGGGAGCGACCTGAGGTTTGGGCGAGTAGCCTCCTGCAGCTACGACCTCAGCAGCCTTCGTCAGAGCCTCGAAGACTATCAGAACCCGTCGACCTCACCTACACTGCCCATTGTGCCAACGAGAGAGAACTTGATCTTTCATTACCTCCACGTCGACTTGGCGGAAGGAATTTTTGTAGCTCCTGCAGAAAGCACGTCGTCTTTAGACGCTGAAATACTTAACAATTTCAACCGAAGCTGCCTATCAATTCGCAAGGTGTTAAGGGGGCCGTCAAAGACAGGAACCAATGAAGAAACTCAGGGAAATTTTGTAGCGGACAAAAATTTCTCTTCCGTGAAAGAATATGGAGTTCTGTTCACATGTGGTCAGGAATTGGGTGCTAGAGGGAAAGGGAAGCAGCCGACATCTTATTGGGTTATTGGACGGCTCTTCCCAGACAAACATCAGCCAAGAGAAGTGTACGTGTGCATTCACGAAAACGCATCACCCAGTGCCCTCGAGACAGCCTTCAAGCTTTCATTCGGTCGCCAGCTTTGA